One genomic region from Spirosoma sp. KCTC 42546 encodes:
- a CDS encoding YheT family hydrolase, translating into MPLIHSTYPGPPAYQYNGHLQTVIPSLTRKVTGVTYERERLTLADGDFVDLDWIDTSRNRLVVLTHGLEGDSSRQYILGTAKLFAQHGYDVLAWNCRSCSGEMNRAFRLYNHGEIGDLGEVINHALQTKHYNDVALVGYSMGGNITLKYLGVHGKQLPDVIKRGVAISAPTDLGASAVLLDRPANRFYRNRFMKKLITKLSQKATLFPGRLDMTQLQHVKKWRDFDEFFSAPVNDYADADDFYTQASAVNFMPDITVPTLLLNAQNDPLLSPECSPAWLAEHHASIFLETPRVGGHVGFQLARDIYTYAERRALSFTRGN; encoded by the coding sequence ATGCCGCTGATTCATTCTACTTACCCCGGTCCACCTGCCTATCAATACAATGGTCATTTGCAAACGGTTATTCCCAGCCTGACGCGTAAGGTGACGGGCGTTACCTATGAGCGTGAGCGGTTAACACTAGCTGATGGCGATTTTGTTGATCTGGATTGGATTGATACTAGCCGAAATCGCCTGGTTGTTTTGACGCATGGGTTAGAGGGAGATAGTAGTCGCCAATACATTTTAGGTACGGCTAAATTGTTTGCTCAACACGGCTATGATGTACTGGCCTGGAATTGTCGATCGTGTAGTGGCGAAATGAACCGAGCGTTTCGATTGTACAATCATGGCGAAATTGGTGATTTAGGGGAGGTTATCAATCATGCACTCCAAACTAAACACTATAATGACGTGGCACTAGTTGGCTATAGCATGGGAGGGAATATTACGCTCAAATACCTTGGCGTTCATGGAAAGCAACTTCCCGATGTAATTAAGCGTGGGGTTGCCATCTCAGCACCAACTGATTTAGGCGCTAGTGCCGTACTGCTCGATCGACCCGCCAACCGATTCTATCGGAATCGGTTTATGAAAAAGCTAATTACCAAATTAAGCCAGAAAGCTACCCTCTTTCCCGGACGGCTGGATATGACTCAGTTGCAACACGTAAAAAAATGGCGGGACTTCGATGAGTTTTTTTCTGCTCCGGTCAATGACTATGCTGATGCAGACGACTTTTATACGCAGGCATCAGCCGTCAATTTTATGCCCGATATTACCGTGCCGACATTGTTGCTGAATGCACAGAATGACCCGTTGCTATCGCCTGAGTGTTCGCCAGCTTGGCTGGCGGAACATCATGCATCAATTTTTCTGGAAACGCCCCGTGTAGGTGGTCACGTTGGATTTCAACTTGCCCGCGACATATATACGTATGCAGAACGTCGTGCTTTATCATTCACACGGGGCAACTAA
- a CDS encoding glycosyltransferase family 2 protein, which translates to MKLSVVIPAYNEEESLPPTLRILYQTLAKHGVPHEICVTNDNSKDGTLKVLEQLAATEIPTLVYYTNPGPNGFGYAVRYGLERFSGDCVAVFMADLSDDPEDLVKFYHKMLETDVDAVFGSRWGKDGKVIDYPELKKFINRVANFIVRIVMGIKYNDTTNAFKLYKRETIEGIKPFLAPHFNLTVELPLKAIVRGYSYAVVPNSWTNRKYGESKLKIKEMGSRYFFILMYCLIEKYFSQGDFRKKSATAPPQSVSR; encoded by the coding sequence ATGAAATTAAGCGTTGTTATCCCTGCTTATAACGAAGAGGAGTCGCTGCCACCAACACTGCGCATTCTCTATCAAACATTGGCCAAGCACGGAGTTCCTCACGAAATCTGCGTTACAAACGATAATTCGAAAGATGGTACACTAAAGGTACTGGAACAATTAGCTGCCACTGAGATTCCGACGTTGGTCTATTATACGAACCCAGGCCCGAACGGATTTGGATACGCTGTACGCTATGGCCTGGAACGTTTTTCGGGCGATTGTGTGGCTGTGTTTATGGCAGACCTATCTGACGATCCAGAAGATTTAGTGAAATTTTACCACAAAATGCTGGAAACCGATGTCGATGCGGTGTTCGGTTCACGCTGGGGGAAAGATGGGAAAGTAATTGACTACCCTGAGCTGAAAAAATTTATCAACCGGGTTGCCAACTTCATTGTTCGGATCGTGATGGGAATTAAATACAATGATACGACCAATGCATTCAAGCTTTACAAACGCGAAACGATTGAAGGTATTAAACCGTTTCTGGCACCCCACTTCAATCTAACAGTCGAATTACCACTTAAGGCTATTGTACGGGGGTATTCCTACGCAGTAGTGCCCAATAGCTGGACAAACCGGAAATACGGCGAGTCGAAGCTGAAGATTAAGGAAATGGGTAGTCGGTACTTCTTTATTCTGATGTACTGTCTGATCGAAAAATATTTCTCTCAGGGGGATTTCCGCAAAAAGTCAGCCACAGCGCCACCTCAGTCGGTAAGCCGGTGA
- a CDS encoding glycosyltransferase family 2 protein, which yields MPKVSVLIITYNQKNFIREAIDSVLAQKTTFPIEILVGDDFSSDGTREIIQEYERQYPGLVIGVLHPHNMGKNGGINFLETLKLAKGDYYALIDGDDYLTDPLKLQKQADQLDAHPDYSMSFHNALITYEDGSPSHVLNGNDMKPFYTVDDLIGEDEIWFMATSSTMYRNSIKEYPSWFRESSSGDIPRLILKAKLGKIGYIPDVMSVYRKNRAGASFHDNYRNETFLRNRIQMYSDINRELDYRYDAILRRNMARYYRMMLDAKQYEGSYFRRARLAFKYLYMAKPGWDKAKDVIRDYIVPGPLAKLYSTIRLLPYR from the coding sequence ATGCCAAAAGTTAGCGTCCTGATTATCACCTACAATCAGAAGAATTTCATCCGCGAGGCTATTGATAGTGTTCTGGCGCAGAAAACGACCTTCCCTATTGAAATATTAGTCGGAGATGATTTTTCGAGTGATGGTACACGGGAGATTATTCAGGAATATGAACGTCAATATCCCGGCCTGGTTATTGGCGTTTTGCATCCGCATAATATGGGTAAAAATGGGGGGATTAACTTTCTGGAGACCCTGAAGCTTGCTAAAGGCGACTATTACGCCTTAATTGATGGGGACGACTACTTGACCGATCCACTAAAGCTTCAGAAACAGGCCGATCAACTGGATGCCCATCCCGACTATTCAATGTCATTTCATAATGCATTGATCACCTATGAGGATGGTAGCCCTTCTCATGTACTCAATGGGAACGATATGAAGCCGTTTTATACGGTTGATGATCTGATTGGCGAGGATGAAATCTGGTTTATGGCTACCTCGAGTACCATGTATCGGAATAGTATTAAGGAGTACCCCTCCTGGTTTCGGGAGTCGTCGAGTGGCGATATTCCGCGATTGATCCTGAAAGCCAAACTTGGTAAGATTGGTTATATCCCCGATGTTATGTCGGTATATCGGAAAAATCGGGCAGGTGCCAGTTTTCATGATAATTACCGGAACGAAACATTTCTGCGTAACCGCATCCAAATGTACAGCGATATCAATCGAGAACTTGACTATCGGTACGATGCAATTCTTCGCCGGAATATGGCTCGCTATTACCGGATGATGCTTGATGCCAAACAATATGAAGGTAGCTATTTCCGACGCGCTCGACTAGCTTTCAAGTATCTGTATATGGCAAAACCCGGCTGGGATAAAGCAAAAGACGTGATTAGAGACTATATTGTGCCAGGACCGCTGGCTAAACTCTACAGTACAATCCGCCTATTGCCTTATCGGTAG
- a CDS encoding NAD-dependent epimerase/dehydratase family protein encodes MKIALVTGSAGLIGSEAVAFFADKFDLVVGIDNNMRQYFFGADGSTEWNRNRLADAYSNYQHRTADIREVPQLEVIFKEFGADIKLVLHTAAQPSHDWAAREPFTDFGVNAVGTLNMLEMTRLHCPEAVFIFTSTNKVYGDNPNFLPLIETETRWEIDQNHPYFENGIDEFMSLDHTKHSVFGASKVAADIMVQEYGRYFGMNTGVFRGGCLTGPNHSGAQLHGFLSYLMKCAITGNQYTIFGYKGKQVRDNIHSWDLVNMFWHFYQNPRPGEVYNAGGGRYANCSMLEAIALCEEISGNKMNYQYSETNRSGDHIWYISDLSKFKQHYPGWHWTFDLKETMSQIHDSMAARLAL; translated from the coding sequence ATGAAAATTGCATTAGTTACGGGTTCTGCTGGTTTAATTGGCAGTGAAGCCGTTGCCTTTTTTGCTGACAAATTTGATCTCGTTGTTGGGATTGATAATAATATGCGGCAGTACTTCTTTGGAGCTGATGGCTCAACGGAATGGAACCGTAATCGTCTGGCTGACGCCTATTCTAATTACCAACACCGTACCGCTGATATCCGGGAGGTTCCTCAGTTGGAAGTGATCTTCAAGGAATTTGGTGCGGATATTAAGCTGGTTTTACATACAGCAGCACAACCAAGCCACGACTGGGCTGCCCGTGAGCCGTTTACAGATTTTGGGGTGAATGCCGTTGGTACCCTCAATATGCTTGAAATGACTCGCCTACACTGCCCCGAAGCAGTCTTTATATTTACCTCTACTAACAAAGTGTACGGTGATAATCCTAACTTCCTGCCGTTGATTGAAACAGAAACGCGCTGGGAAATCGATCAGAACCACCCGTACTTCGAGAATGGTATTGATGAGTTCATGAGCCTTGATCATACCAAACACTCTGTTTTCGGTGCTTCGAAAGTGGCGGCTGATATTATGGTGCAGGAGTATGGTCGTTATTTCGGGATGAACACCGGTGTGTTCCGGGGTGGTTGCCTAACAGGACCGAATCACTCGGGAGCCCAGTTGCATGGATTCCTCTCGTACCTGATGAAATGTGCTATTACGGGAAATCAATACACCATTTTTGGCTATAAAGGCAAGCAGGTTCGCGACAATATCCACAGCTGGGATTTAGTGAACATGTTCTGGCATTTCTATCAGAACCCACGCCCAGGTGAAGTGTACAATGCGGGCGGTGGCCGGTATGCCAACTGCTCGATGCTCGAAGCAATTGCCCTTTGCGAAGAAATTTCGGGTAATAAAATGAATTATCAGTACTCAGAAACGAACCGGAGTGGCGACCATATCTGGTACATTTCTGACCTCAGTAAATTCAAACAACATTATCCTGGTTGGCACTGGACGTTCGATCTGAAAGAAACGATGAGCCAGATTCATGATAGCATGGCCGCCCGCCTGGCTTTGTAA
- a CDS encoding LamG domain-containing protein → MKNTIYLSIFLCAWLFLCACSLIKDHQFPPVTTCSPVSGVVGCYSFSEGGKDGSGNNNTAQIIEAKPASDRFNNPNSAYQFNGINTVIYVDNIDYGSTITMACWVKADNLNQDAVIMYYGDPKHNGFGLEMSNGLCNKGNKVSILLGGVNCDLANSSEYITDTNWHHLVLVKKDKSFSLFVDGAQKLTVSGTNNEPTKRLNIGAHLFLAENNGYFSGKIDEVQLYNRALTVDEVLQVFLAH, encoded by the coding sequence ATGAAAAATACAATTTACTTATCTATTTTTTTATGCGCTTGGCTTTTCTTATGTGCTTGTTCACTTATTAAAGACCATCAATTCCCTCCTGTAACAACATGTTCTCCTGTGAGCGGTGTAGTCGGTTGTTACAGTTTTTCCGAAGGGGGCAAGGATGGTAGTGGTAATAATAATACAGCTCAGATAATAGAAGCCAAACCAGCTTCAGATCGCTTCAACAATCCTAATTCAGCTTATCAATTTAATGGTATTAATACCGTAATTTATGTTGATAATATAGATTATGGCTCAACTATTACAATGGCTTGCTGGGTTAAGGCTGATAATTTGAATCAGGACGCTGTCATAATGTATTATGGTGATCCCAAGCATAACGGCTTTGGTCTGGAAATGAGTAATGGGCTATGTAATAAGGGTAATAAAGTTTCAATATTACTTGGTGGTGTTAATTGCGATTTAGCGAACTCATCAGAATATATAACGGATACTAACTGGCATCATTTAGTATTGGTTAAGAAAGATAAATCGTTCAGCTTATTTGTTGACGGGGCTCAGAAATTAACCGTTAGCGGTACGAATAATGAACCTACTAAACGTCTTAATATAGGTGCCCATTTATTCCTTGCAGAAAATAATGGCTATTTTTCAGGAAAAATTGATGAAGTTCAATTGTATAATCGTGCACTTACAGTAGACGAAGTTTTGCAAGTATTCTTAGCTCATTAA